A genomic region of Paenibacillus sp. PL2-23 contains the following coding sequences:
- a CDS encoding TraR/DksA C4-type zinc finger protein, with product MSYPTSSQLDLLRARLQDERQHMESRLEQNEHYGKSHSLRDETGELSPIDNHPGDLATELYEREKDISLLEQEELHLRRIEAALKAMDNGTYGTCATCGEPIPLERLDALPDTLYCIRHTPLDDHSRSRPLEEAFLQPPFGRTSLDEHEDGYNGFDGEDAWQIVESWGNADSPAFSENRDAADYEHVGIEAIEHDGYVESLESFLATDITGRHVSVVRNREYERYMHSDEGDHELEQEEESDSLR from the coding sequence ATGTCATATCCAACAAGCTCACAGCTCGACCTGCTGCGCGCGCGCCTGCAGGATGAGCGGCAACATATGGAGTCCCGATTGGAACAAAACGAGCATTACGGCAAAAGCCATTCCCTGCGCGACGAGACGGGCGAGCTGTCTCCTATCGACAATCATCCCGGCGATCTCGCCACCGAGCTGTACGAGCGAGAGAAGGACATCTCCCTGCTGGAGCAGGAGGAGCTTCATCTCAGACGTATTGAAGCAGCTCTGAAAGCGATGGACAATGGCACCTACGGCACCTGCGCCACATGCGGGGAGCCCATTCCATTGGAGCGGCTTGATGCCCTGCCGGATACGCTGTATTGCATTCGCCATACACCGCTTGACGACCATTCGCGCAGCCGCCCCCTCGAGGAAGCGTTCCTCCAGCCTCCCTTCGGCCGCACCAGCCTGGACGAGCATGAGGATGGGTATAACGGCTTCGACGGAGAGGACGCCTGGCAAATCGTGGAATCCTGGGGCAATGCCGATTCACCTGCCTTCTCGGAGAATCGGGACGCCGCCGACTACGAGCATGTAGGCATCGAAGCCATAGAGCACGATGGCTATGTGGAATCGCTGGAAAGCTTCCTCGCCACCGACATCACAGGCCGCCATGTGTCAGTGGTGCGCAACAGGGAATACGAACGCTACATGCATAGCGACGAAGGGGATCACGAGCTGGAGCAGGAGGAGGAGTCGGACTCTCTCCGCTAA
- a CDS encoding cell division protein SepF, whose product MSVMNRFMNFFGLQEEEEVVERERVNQMEDQENETSPFETRRNLRSQTGVSGSGNNVVSIHSQKNTRVVLSEPRSYDEAQEIADHLRSRRAVIVNLQRVRSDLALRIVDFLSGTVYALSGSISKLGPNIFLCTPDSVEIQGAITEMLAEENDYNKMR is encoded by the coding sequence ATGAGCGTCATGAATCGATTTATGAATTTCTTCGGCCTGCAGGAGGAAGAGGAAGTTGTGGAGCGCGAGCGCGTGAATCAGATGGAGGATCAAGAAAATGAAACCTCTCCGTTCGAGACACGTAGAAACCTACGAAGCCAAACCGGCGTTTCCGGCTCCGGCAACAACGTCGTCAGCATTCATTCGCAGAAAAATACGCGAGTCGTGCTCAGCGAGCCCCGCTCTTATGATGAAGCGCAGGAAATCGCCGACCACCTGCGGTCGCGCAGGGCGGTTATCGTCAACCTGCAGCGCGTCAGAAGCGACCTGGCGCTCCGCATTGTTGATTTCTTGAGCGGCACGGTGTACGCTTTAAGCGGCAGCATCTCGAAGCTAGGACCTAATATTTTTCTCTGTACGCCTGACTCGGTCGAAATACAAGGCGCCATAACGGAAATGCTGGCTGAGGAGAACGACTACAACAAAATGAGGTGA
- a CDS encoding YggS family pyridoxal phosphate-dependent enzyme → MSIQHNWRLVEQKIAAACERAGRRREDIGVIAVTKYVSVDRTKEAFDNGLIHLGENRWQDAQSKWHALSGDEGLEEAGKPIWHFIGSLQTNKVKDVIGRFTYIHSLDRLSLAEAIHKRASQLGIVVPCFIQTNVSGESSKHGMEPEDVVPFLASISGLSSIQPIGLMTMAPYEAEPEDTRGVFRALRELRDQVRQTSPHAERLEHLSMGMSNDFEVAIEEGATWIRLGSILVGKEEDGQ, encoded by the coding sequence ATGTCTATTCAACACAATTGGCGTCTTGTAGAGCAGAAAATCGCGGCCGCATGCGAGCGGGCAGGCAGACGGCGGGAGGATATTGGCGTCATCGCCGTCACCAAATACGTATCAGTGGACCGAACGAAGGAAGCCTTCGACAACGGGCTGATTCATCTGGGCGAGAATCGTTGGCAGGACGCGCAGAGCAAGTGGCACGCGCTAAGCGGAGACGAGGGGCTGGAGGAAGCCGGCAAGCCGATTTGGCATTTCATCGGTTCTTTGCAGACGAATAAGGTTAAAGACGTCATAGGGAGATTCACTTACATACATTCGCTGGACAGGCTGTCGCTCGCGGAGGCTATTCACAAGCGCGCGTCCCAGCTTGGCATCGTCGTCCCATGCTTTATTCAGACCAATGTATCCGGGGAGTCGTCCAAGCATGGCATGGAGCCGGAGGATGTTGTGCCTTTCCTGGCGTCCATCAGCGGCTTGTCCTCTATTCAGCCTATCGGCCTCATGACGATGGCGCCTTACGAGGCGGAGCCTGAGGACACAAGAGGCGTCTTCCGCGCCCTGCGGGAGCTCAGGGATCAAGTGCGGCAGACTTCTCCGCATGCTGAGCGGCTTGAGCATTTGTCGATGGGGATGTCGAATGATTTCGAGGTTGCGATCGAGGAAGGCGCGACCTGGATCCGATTGGGAAGTATATTAGTCGGGAAAGAGGAGGATGGACAATGA
- the lspA gene encoding signal peptidase II, protein MRYLYYYLIAVAVFIVDFVTKKAIATKMAIGDEFSVIGSFFLITSHRNRGAAFGILQEQRTFFIIITCIIVVGLIWYAHSMRRTGKPTLFTGLTLVLGGALGNFIDRVRFGEVVDFFKFNFGSYTFPIFNVADSAIVVGVGLILLDTLLVARDERRRVQHEEHPASVTEGDRNEQPNEEQNGHGKQSTV, encoded by the coding sequence GTGCGTTATCTCTATTACTACCTGATTGCCGTCGCCGTATTTATTGTGGATTTTGTGACCAAAAAGGCAATCGCGACAAAAATGGCCATAGGCGATGAATTCAGCGTCATCGGAAGCTTCTTCCTTATTACGTCGCATCGCAACAGAGGAGCGGCGTTCGGCATCCTGCAGGAGCAGCGAACCTTCTTTATTATTATTACCTGTATTATTGTAGTCGGCCTCATCTGGTACGCGCATTCGATGCGAAGGACAGGCAAGCCGACGTTGTTCACGGGGCTTACTCTGGTTCTGGGCGGAGCGCTGGGCAACTTCATTGATCGCGTCCGCTTCGGAGAGGTCGTCGATTTCTTCAAATTTAATTTCGGCAGCTACACGTTCCCTATCTTCAATGTGGCGGATTCCGCGATTGTAGTCGGTGTCGGGCTAATCCTGTTGGACACGCTGCTAGTGGCGCGCGACGAGCGGAGACGGGTGCAGCACGAGGAGCATCCGGCATCCGTCACTGAGGGAGACCGGAACGAGCAGCCTAACGAGGAGCAGAATGGGCATGGCAAGCAATCAACCGTTTGA
- the ileS gene encoding isoleucine--tRNA ligase — MQRVDVKERARARELRVLQQWQQQDTFKQSILNREGKPNFVFYEGPPTANGAPHIGHVLGRVIKDFICRYKTMAGYRVVRKAGWDTHGLPVELGVEKQLGISGKQEIENYGVEAFVKKCKDSVFEYEKQWRELTEAIAYWTDLDNPYITLKNEYIESVWHILSTIHKKGLLYRGHRVSPYCPCCQTTLSSHEVAQGYEDVKDLSATAKFKLQATGEYILAWTTTPWTLPANVALAVNAELNYVRASKDGEVYIVAEALAESVLKENYDILSTLKGSELAGLAYEPPFRYVPIEKGHIVITGDFVSDTSGTGIVHIAPAHGEDDYKVARQNGISMLSVVNNAGRYVEEVTDLAGRFVKDCDVDIVKMLSEKGLLFAKERYEHSYPFCWRCKSPLLYYATESWFIETTAVKDQLIANNNGVDWYPGHIREGRFGKFLEDLVDWNISRNRYWGTPLNVWVCEATGKQYAPDSIADLRARAVGEVPETIELHKPYVDDILLKSPFAEGAVMRRTPEVIDVWFDSGSMPFAQQHHPFGDEGTFKEQYPADIICEGIDQTRGWFFSLLAVSTLYNGQAPYKAVISTGHILDENGQKMSKSKGNVIDPWEIINEYGTDAFRWALLADSAPWNSKRFSRGIVGEAKSKVVDTIVNTHAFYALYATIDGFDPAAHEEKPSANKLDRWIVSRLNSLIQSVTKGLEVNDFLNPAKSIEVFVDELSNWYIRRSRDRFWGSGLSEDKVAAYQTLRGVLLQLSRLIAPYTPLLADDVYGNLGGGGSVHLADFPVADEALIDSELERDMESTKGIVELARNVRNETSIKTRQPLSELIVSLDRDFRIDEYEAIIKDEINVKSIVVQHSDSGFVDFSLKLNLKAAGKKYGKNVAPIQSALKALSADEARAVVNGGSFAFTSGDGEALSISLDELLVEKQAKSGFASASGGGVTVALNTEITPELEQEGWVREVIRAVQDTRKKLDLPIEKRIELVLDVDAELKEALQAFTDVLHDNVLLQTVVYESSPSMERVKLGEKEIGIFVKG; from the coding sequence ATGCAACGCGTAGATGTCAAGGAACGCGCGCGCGCACGCGAGCTTCGCGTGCTCCAGCAGTGGCAGCAGCAGGACACATTCAAGCAATCCATTCTGAATCGGGAAGGCAAACCGAATTTTGTATTCTATGAGGGTCCTCCGACAGCCAACGGCGCGCCTCATATCGGCCACGTGCTGGGCCGGGTTATTAAAGACTTTATTTGCCGCTACAAGACGATGGCTGGCTACCGCGTTGTCCGCAAAGCGGGCTGGGATACACATGGTCTGCCGGTCGAGCTTGGCGTGGAGAAGCAGCTTGGTATCTCCGGCAAGCAGGAAATCGAAAATTATGGCGTAGAAGCTTTTGTGAAAAAATGCAAGGACAGCGTATTCGAATACGAAAAGCAGTGGCGCGAGCTGACAGAGGCGATCGCGTATTGGACGGATCTCGACAACCCGTATATTACGTTAAAAAATGAGTATATCGAAAGCGTCTGGCATATTTTGTCGACGATTCACAAGAAGGGCCTGCTGTACCGAGGTCACCGGGTCAGCCCGTACTGCCCATGCTGCCAGACGACGCTCAGCTCCCATGAGGTCGCGCAGGGCTACGAGGATGTCAAGGATCTAAGCGCGACCGCCAAGTTCAAGCTGCAGGCTACCGGCGAATACATTCTCGCTTGGACAACAACGCCTTGGACCTTACCGGCCAACGTTGCCCTTGCCGTGAATGCGGAATTGAATTATGTCAGGGCATCCAAGGACGGAGAAGTGTACATCGTGGCCGAGGCGCTCGCGGAAAGCGTGCTGAAGGAAAACTACGATATTTTATCTACCTTGAAGGGCTCCGAGCTGGCAGGCCTGGCCTACGAGCCACCATTCCGCTACGTGCCGATCGAGAAGGGGCATATCGTAATCACAGGCGACTTCGTCAGCGACACAAGCGGCACAGGCATCGTGCATATTGCGCCGGCGCATGGCGAGGACGACTATAAGGTTGCGCGTCAGAACGGCATCAGCATGCTGAGTGTCGTGAACAACGCGGGCCGTTATGTAGAAGAGGTTACGGATCTGGCCGGTCGCTTCGTGAAAGATTGCGACGTCGACATCGTGAAGATGCTGAGCGAGAAGGGGTTGCTGTTCGCCAAGGAGCGCTACGAGCATAGCTATCCGTTCTGCTGGCGCTGCAAATCGCCGCTTCTCTATTACGCGACGGAGAGCTGGTTCATCGAGACAACAGCCGTCAAGGATCAGCTGATCGCCAACAACAACGGTGTGGATTGGTACCCGGGCCATATTCGGGAGGGCCGCTTCGGCAAGTTCCTGGAGGATTTGGTGGATTGGAATATCAGCCGCAACCGTTATTGGGGAACGCCGCTGAATGTATGGGTGTGCGAAGCGACGGGCAAGCAATATGCGCCTGACAGCATCGCGGATCTGCGCGCCCGCGCTGTCGGCGAGGTGCCGGAGACTATTGAGCTGCACAAGCCTTACGTAGACGATATTCTGCTGAAGTCGCCATTCGCGGAGGGCGCGGTTATGAGACGCACGCCGGAGGTTATTGACGTGTGGTTCGACAGCGGCTCCATGCCGTTCGCCCAGCAGCATCATCCCTTCGGCGACGAGGGGACCTTCAAGGAGCAGTATCCTGCGGATATTATATGCGAAGGGATCGACCAGACTCGCGGCTGGTTCTTCAGCCTGTTGGCTGTATCGACGCTCTACAACGGCCAGGCGCCGTACAAGGCTGTCATATCGACGGGCCACATTCTGGACGAGAACGGCCAGAAGATGTCGAAGTCCAAGGGCAATGTCATTGACCCATGGGAAATCATTAATGAATATGGTACGGACGCGTTCCGCTGGGCGCTGCTTGCTGACAGCGCGCCTTGGAACAGCAAGCGCTTCTCGCGAGGCATCGTAGGGGAAGCCAAGTCGAAGGTAGTGGATACGATTGTCAATACGCACGCGTTCTACGCCTTGTACGCAACCATCGACGGCTTCGACCCGGCCGCTCATGAGGAGAAGCCATCCGCGAACAAGTTGGACCGCTGGATCGTCTCCCGCCTGAACAGCTTGATTCAGTCCGTAACGAAAGGGCTGGAGGTTAACGACTTCCTGAATCCGGCCAAGTCCATTGAGGTATTCGTAGACGAGCTGAGCAACTGGTATATTCGCCGCTCCCGCGACAGATTCTGGGGCAGCGGCTTGTCGGAGGATAAGGTTGCCGCTTATCAGACGCTGCGCGGCGTGCTTCTCCAGCTGTCCCGTCTGATCGCGCCGTATACGCCGCTCCTTGCCGATGATGTCTACGGCAATCTGGGCGGAGGCGGCAGCGTGCATCTCGCCGACTTCCCGGTTGCAGACGAAGCGCTGATTGATTCGGAGCTGGAGCGCGATATGGAGAGCACCAAGGGCATCGTCGAGCTTGCGCGCAATGTCCGGAACGAAACGTCGATCAAGACCCGCCAGCCATTGTCGGAGCTGATCGTTTCGCTGGACCGCGATTTCCGTATCGATGAATATGAGGCGATTATCAAGGATGAGATTAACGTCAAGTCCATCGTCGTGCAGCATTCGGACAGCGGCTTCGTTGATTTCAGCCTGAAGCTGAATCTGAAGGCTGCGGGCAAAAAATACGGCAAAAACGTTGCTCCGATCCAGTCCGCTCTCAAAGCATTGTCGGCAGACGAGGCGCGCGCGGTCGTCAACGGCGGCAGCTTTGCCTTCACCAGCGGGGATGGCGAGGCTCTCTCCATTTCGCTTGACGAGCTCCTGGTTGAGAAGCAGGCCAAATCCGGCTTCGCTTCCGCGTCAGGCGGAGGCGTGACGGTTGCCCTGAACACGGAAATTACGCCGGAGCTGGAGCAGGAGGGCTGGGTCCGCGAGGTGATCCGGGCAGTGCAGGATACCCGTAAGAAGCTGGATCTGCCCATCGAAAAGCGAATTGAGCTGGTGCTCGATGTGGATGCTGAGCTGAAGGAAGCGCTCCAAGCGTTCACTGATGTGCTGCATGACAACGTGCTGCTGCAGACTGTTGTATACGAATCCTCCCCGAGCATGGAAAGAGTCAAGTTGGGCGAAAAAGAAATTGGGATTTTCGTCAAGGGATAA
- a CDS encoding YlmH/Sll1252 family protein: MKTAIYNHFHPEEKPFVDRVLEWIDRSALQHELKRTDFLDPRQAQILAMLANRYPDVGIRLDGGCDDAERVRALIAPDYRHLDDEPMGIAVLEARASGSTYQDLDHGDFLGALLGLGIKRDRIGDIHVHDTFAHVLVTDEIADYLNVHLRQVHRLNVLTDVIPLGKLQTVASKLEEISLTVASMRLDGIASDVYRVSRSKIVDPIRAGRCRVNWKTEENPAEPLKEGDVVSFKGLGRFKVLEVDGVTKKGRIRVKIGKFI, from the coding sequence ATGAAGACAGCTATATACAATCACTTTCACCCCGAGGAGAAGCCGTTTGTCGATCGGGTGCTGGAATGGATAGATCGGTCCGCATTGCAGCATGAGCTGAAGCGGACCGATTTTTTGGACCCGAGACAGGCTCAAATATTGGCTATGCTGGCCAACCGCTATCCCGATGTGGGGATCCGACTGGACGGCGGCTGCGATGACGCGGAGCGGGTAAGGGCTTTGATTGCACCGGACTATCGCCATCTGGACGATGAGCCTATGGGCATTGCGGTGCTGGAGGCAAGAGCTTCAGGCTCGACCTATCAGGACCTGGATCATGGAGATTTCCTGGGAGCGCTGCTGGGGCTTGGCATCAAGCGTGATCGCATTGGAGATATTCATGTGCATGACACCTTCGCCCATGTGCTGGTCACGGACGAAATCGCCGATTATTTGAACGTTCATCTGAGGCAAGTGCACCGATTGAATGTCCTCACTGACGTCATTCCCCTGGGCAAGCTCCAGACCGTGGCGTCCAAGCTGGAGGAGATCAGCTTGACGGTTGCTTCGATGCGGCTGGACGGCATCGCCAGCGACGTCTATCGGGTCAGCCGCTCCAAGATCGTAGATCCAATAAGAGCCGGGCGCTGCAGAGTGAACTGGAAGACGGAGGAGAATCCTGCAGAGCCGCTGAAGGAAGGCGATGTGGTGTCGTTCAAGGGACTTGGTCGATTTAAGGTGCTTGAAGTCGACGGTGTGACAAAAAAGGGCAGAATTCGGGTAAAAATCGGTAAATTTATTTAG
- a CDS encoding RluA family pseudouridine synthase, producing the protein MASNQPFDDNTEAAEWVVSPEGSGDRIDKFIAENLDLAGVSRTQIQEWIKAGSAQVNGGTVKPNFKLASGDQITLVIPEAENANIEPEPIPLDVVYEDSDVIVINKPRGLVVHPAPGHASGTVVNALMHHCRDLSGINGLLRPGIVHRIDKDTTGLLMAAKNDLAHVSLAEQLKEHSVTRKYIALVHGNVPHDQGTIDAPIGRDTNDRKLFTVTAHNSKPAVTHFKVMERLGDYTLLELQLETGRTHQIRVHMKYIGHPMAGDPVYGRNKTVALNGQALHAAVLGFTHPRSGERLLFEASLPADMEHVLNSLRLR; encoded by the coding sequence ATGGCAAGCAATCAACCGTTTGATGACAATACAGAAGCGGCAGAGTGGGTCGTCTCCCCTGAGGGAAGCGGAGACCGAATCGATAAGTTTATAGCCGAAAATTTGGATCTGGCGGGCGTTTCGCGCACGCAAATCCAGGAATGGATCAAAGCGGGGTCCGCCCAGGTGAACGGGGGGACCGTCAAGCCCAACTTCAAGCTCGCCTCCGGCGATCAGATCACGCTGGTCATTCCGGAAGCGGAGAACGCGAATATCGAGCCGGAGCCTATTCCGCTGGATGTCGTGTACGAGGATTCCGATGTCATCGTCATCAACAAGCCGCGCGGCTTGGTCGTCCATCCCGCGCCAGGACATGCATCGGGCACCGTGGTCAACGCCCTGATGCATCACTGCCGGGATTTGTCCGGCATTAACGGACTGCTGCGCCCCGGCATTGTTCATCGCATCGATAAGGACACAACAGGCCTGCTGATGGCGGCCAAAAACGATTTGGCCCACGTGTCCCTGGCCGAGCAGCTGAAGGAGCATTCCGTCACGCGCAAATATATTGCGCTTGTACACGGCAATGTGCCGCATGATCAAGGGACCATCGACGCGCCAATCGGCCGCGACACGAACGACCGTAAGCTGTTTACCGTGACGGCGCATAACAGCAAGCCCGCCGTCACTCATTTCAAGGTGATGGAGAGACTGGGTGATTATACCCTTCTTGAGCTTCAGCTGGAGACGGGGAGAACGCATCAAATTCGTGTACATATGAAATATATCGGCCATCCTATGGCAGGGGATCCCGTATACGGGCGGAATAAGACGGTGGCGCTGAACGGCCAGGCGCTGCACGCCGCGGTGCTGGGCTTCACGCATCCAAGAAGCGGCGAAAGGCTGCTGTTCGAAGCGTCGCTGCCGGCCGATATGGAGCATGTGCTGAACAGCCTTCGGCTCCGATAA
- a CDS encoding DUF5665 domain-containing protein has protein sequence MPETDNNLNALQKSLAALDKRMQHIASEMEKTHIAEYVDLLNRPISLIWRNLLAGTARGVGIAIGFTFFAATILYVLRILGALNLPIIGDYIADIVRIVQIQLEGKSY, from the coding sequence ATGCCGGAAACGGACAATAACCTGAACGCGCTGCAGAAGTCATTGGCTGCGCTCGACAAGCGAATGCAGCATATCGCATCGGAGATGGAGAAAACGCATATCGCGGAATACGTGGATTTGCTCAACCGCCCGATCTCGCTAATTTGGCGGAATTTGCTGGCGGGCACGGCCAGAGGAGTCGGCATCGCGATTGGCTTTACGTTTTTTGCGGCAACCATCCTGTACGTGCTTCGTATTCTCGGAGCGCTTAATCTCCCCATTATCGGGGATTACATCGCGGATATTGTCCGGATTGTGCAAATACAGCTGGAGGGCAAATCGTATTAG
- a CDS encoding LL-diaminopimelate aminotransferase, which produces MTAINQNYMELQGSYLFSEIAKRRTKFIQENPNAEIISLGIGDVTRGLPDAVLNAMHAAVDELALPGTFRGYGPEQGYDFLIQAIIENDYKARGIDIATNEVFVSDGSKCDVGNIQEIFSQDAIVAVQDPVYPVYVDTNVMAGRSGKYNPETKRYDNIVYLSCTAENNFKPSLPDRKVDLIYLCYPNNPTGMTLTKEELKVWVDYARENNCLILFDSAYEAFIQEKDVPHSIYEIEGAKEVAIEFRSFSKTAGFTGVRCAYTVVPRELKGTDANGNSVLINDLWNRRHTTKFNGVSYVTQRGAAAIYSPEGKEQIASLVEYYMTNAAIIRDGLASIGLEVFGGVNAPYIWLKTPQGMDSWSFFDKLLSEANIVGTPGVGFGQSGQGYFRLTAFGSRENTEKAVERIRKLSL; this is translated from the coding sequence ATGACAGCCATTAATCAGAATTACATGGAGCTGCAAGGCAGCTATCTGTTCTCCGAAATTGCAAAACGCCGCACGAAATTTATTCAAGAAAACCCGAATGCCGAAATTATCAGCCTGGGTATTGGCGATGTTACGCGCGGACTGCCAGATGCGGTATTGAATGCCATGCACGCCGCGGTGGACGAGCTTGCACTGCCAGGCACGTTCCGCGGTTACGGTCCGGAGCAGGGGTATGACTTCCTGATTCAGGCCATTATCGAGAACGACTACAAGGCCCGCGGCATCGACATCGCAACCAATGAAGTATTCGTCAGCGACGGGTCCAAGTGCGACGTTGGCAACATACAGGAGATTTTCAGCCAGGACGCGATTGTTGCGGTGCAGGATCCCGTATATCCCGTTTATGTCGATACTAACGTGATGGCTGGACGCTCCGGCAAATACAATCCAGAGACGAAGCGTTACGATAACATCGTATATCTGTCTTGCACGGCAGAGAACAACTTCAAGCCAAGCCTGCCTGACCGCAAGGTCGACTTGATCTACCTCTGCTACCCGAACAACCCGACGGGCATGACGCTGACGAAGGAAGAGCTGAAGGTATGGGTCGACTACGCGCGCGAGAACAATTGCCTGATTCTGTTCGACTCCGCGTACGAGGCCTTCATTCAAGAGAAGGACGTTCCGCACAGCATCTATGAGATCGAAGGCGCCAAAGAGGTTGCCATTGAGTTCCGCAGCTTCTCCAAGACAGCCGGGTTCACTGGCGTGCGCTGCGCGTACACGGTTGTGCCTCGCGAGCTCAAAGGAACGGACGCGAACGGCAATTCCGTTCTGATCAACGATCTGTGGAACCGTCGCCACACAACGAAGTTCAATGGCGTATCTTATGTGACACAACGCGGCGCTGCTGCGATCTATTCGCCGGAAGGCAAGGAGCAGATCGCTTCCCTCGTTGAATATTACATGACCAATGCGGCGATCATCCGCGATGGACTGGCTTCCATCGGCCTTGAAGTGTTCGGCGGCGTCAACGCGCCTTACATCTGGCTGAAGACGCCGCAAGGCATGGATTCCTGGAGCTTCTTCGACAAGCTGCTGTCGGAAGCCAACATTGTCGGAACGCCTGGCGTGGGCTTCGGCCAAAGCGGTCAAGGCTACTTCCGCCTGACGGCGTTCGGCAGCCGCGAGAATACGGAAAAAGCGGTAGAGCGGATTCGCAAGCTCAGCCTGTAA
- the pgeF gene encoding peptidoglycan editing factor PgeF, with the protein MELFVRHDEESTAKEPSLFLLSSWMEREGGLTAGFSGRSGGVSAKPWDSLNIGLHVGDKADDVIRNRRRIAEGIGWSFDAWTCAEQVHGARVAAVTEADRGRGRSELQDAIAGCDALMTNVPGVLLTSFYADCVPLYFYEPAAGVVALAHAGWRGTAGMIAKETLLAMESAYGVNPGNVLAAIGPSIDACCYEVDGAVVTELERILGELGLDSDAAAACMRRKGNGKAEPSLKEINRQIMIKAGILASHIELSNWCTGCRTDLFYSHRTEGGRTGRMASWIGIRER; encoded by the coding sequence TTGGAACTGTTTGTGAGGCATGATGAAGAGAGCACAGCGAAGGAGCCTTCGCTTTTTTTGTTATCGTCCTGGATGGAGCGGGAGGGTGGGCTGACGGCCGGCTTCTCCGGCCGGTCGGGCGGCGTTAGCGCCAAGCCCTGGGACAGCCTGAATATCGGCTTGCATGTGGGTGACAAGGCGGACGATGTGATCCGCAATCGGCGCAGAATAGCGGAAGGGATCGGATGGAGCTTTGACGCCTGGACGTGCGCGGAGCAGGTTCATGGCGCCCGTGTTGCTGCAGTAACGGAGGCTGACCGCGGCAGGGGCAGGTCGGAGCTGCAGGACGCGATCGCCGGCTGCGACGCCCTGATGACGAATGTGCCGGGCGTGCTGCTGACCTCCTTTTACGCGGATTGTGTTCCATTGTATTTCTATGAGCCGGCCGCCGGAGTAGTCGCGCTTGCGCACGCGGGCTGGAGAGGGACTGCGGGGATGATCGCGAAGGAGACGCTGCTGGCGATGGAGTCGGCCTATGGCGTCAATCCGGGCAACGTGCTTGCGGCCATCGGGCCGTCCATCGACGCGTGCTGCTATGAAGTGGATGGCGCCGTTGTCACAGAGCTTGAGCGTATCCTTGGCGAGCTGGGTTTGGACAGCGACGCTGCTGCTGCGTGCATGCGCAGGAAGGGGAACGGCAAGGCGGAGCCCAGCTTGAAAGAAATAAACCGACAGATTATGATAAAAGCAGGAATTTTGGCGAGTCATATCGAATTAAGCAATTGGTGTACCGGTTGCCGGACTGATCTGTTCTACTCCCATCGGACTGAAGGGGGCAGGACGGGCAGAATGGCAAGCTGGATCGGTATTCGGGAAAGGTGA
- a CDS encoding DivIVA domain-containing protein has product MPLTPLDIHNKEFSRRLRGYDEDEVNEFLDQVIKDYESLIRENKEIQNQMLALQERLNHFSNIEETLSKTIIVAQEAADEVRNNAKKEAQLIIKEAEKNADRIVNESLNKSRKVSLEVEELKKQASIYRARFRTLVEAQLELLSQDGWDSLEAGSSRDSERELLRG; this is encoded by the coding sequence ATGCCGCTTACGCCATTGGACATACATAACAAGGAATTCTCGCGCCGTCTGCGCGGCTATGACGAGGACGAAGTGAATGAATTTCTGGACCAGGTCATTAAGGACTATGAGTCGCTCATTCGCGAAAACAAGGAGATCCAGAACCAAATGCTGGCTCTGCAGGAGAGGCTGAACCACTTCTCCAACATCGAGGAGACGCTCAGCAAGACGATTATCGTGGCTCAGGAGGCTGCCGACGAGGTGCGCAACAACGCCAAGAAGGAAGCGCAGCTCATTATTAAGGAAGCCGAGAAGAACGCGGACCGTATCGTTAATGAGTCGCTGAACAAATCGCGCAAGGTGTCGCTTGAGGTGGAAGAGCTCAAGAAGCAGGCGTCGATCTATCGCGCGAGATTCCGCACGCTGGTGGAGGCTCAGCTTGAGCTGCTGTCCCAGGATGGCTGGGATTCGCTGGAGGCTGGCTCGTCCCGAGATTCCGAGCGTGAGCTGCTTCGGGGCTAA
- a CDS encoding YggT family protein: protein MEQSILYFVRLALEIYSYLIIGYVLLSWFPNARESSIGQLLGRIVEPYIGIFRRFIPPIGGVLDLSPIVALLALRFISIGLISVISYLLNLAG, encoded by the coding sequence TTGGAACAATCTATTTTGTATTTTGTAAGACTTGCACTTGAAATTTACAGCTATTTGATTATTGGCTATGTTCTGCTGTCATGGTTCCCGAACGCAAGGGAGAGCTCCATCGGGCAGCTGCTTGGACGTATTGTGGAGCCGTATATCGGCATATTCCGCCGGTTTATCCCGCCGATTGGCGGCGTGCTGGATCTGTCTCCTATCGTTGCGCTGCTGGCGCTGCGATTCATCTCCATCGGCTTGATTTCCGTCATCAGCTATCTGCTGAATCTGGCAGGCTAG